A single genomic interval of Methylosinus sp. LW4 harbors:
- the tam gene encoding trans-aconitate 2-methyltransferase, with amino-acid sequence MSDWDIALYRKYERERTRAARDLLARIPEFEPTTVFDLGCGPANSTELLAARFPRAALVGLDTSDEMLEVARRRGIASAQFQKQDIAAWRPAEPPDLVFSNAALQFVPDHDEAIVRLLSVLRPGGWLAVQMPNTTQEMSHALMRMIAADGPWAERLVPIAKTRPVISPPEEYYRRLAAHASVFETWQTTYVHPLDGAKGVVEWFEGSALRPFLDPLSKIERSLFLSRYESELAAAYPLQPDGKVLLRYPRLFFVAQKS; translated from the coding sequence GTGAGCGACTGGGACATTGCTCTCTATCGGAAATATGAGAGGGAGCGCACGCGGGCCGCGAGGGATCTGCTCGCGCGCATCCCGGAGTTCGAGCCGACCACGGTCTTCGATCTCGGATGCGGTCCCGCGAACAGCACCGAGCTCCTCGCCGCGCGATTTCCCCGCGCCGCTCTCGTCGGCCTCGACACCTCCGACGAAATGCTCGAGGTCGCGCGTCGTCGCGGCATCGCCTCCGCGCAATTTCAAAAGCAGGACATCGCCGCCTGGCGCCCGGCGGAGCCGCCGGATCTCGTCTTCTCCAACGCGGCGCTGCAATTCGTCCCGGATCACGACGAGGCGATCGTCAGGCTCTTGTCCGTGCTGCGGCCGGGCGGCTGGCTCGCGGTACAAATGCCGAACACGACGCAGGAGATGTCGCATGCGCTGATGCGCATGATCGCGGCCGACGGCCCTTGGGCGGAGCGCCTCGTTCCCATCGCCAAGACGCGGCCCGTGATCAGCCCGCCGGAAGAATATTATCGGCGGCTGGCCGCGCATGCGTCCGTATTCGAGACCTGGCAAACCACCTATGTTCATCCGCTCGACGGCGCGAAGGGCGTCGTCGAATGGTTCGAAGGCTCGGCGCTGCGGCCGTTCCTCGATCCGTTGAGCAAGATCGAGCGTTCACTCTTCTTGTCTCGTTACGAATCGGAGCTCGCGGCCGCCTATCCGTTGCAGCCGGACGGGAAGGTTCTGCTCCGCTATCCGCGCCTATTCTTCGTCGCGCAGAAATCATAG
- the repA gene encoding plasmid partitioning protein RepA, which produces MPSSIISQQRGPDDLRSLINADAAELSLRLRAQQIRDFPPAAQKTIRRFSPAEAARFIGIHEGYLRQLVAEGKGPPAQPNNRRTYSIEDIEGLRAELDRNGKGARRYVPHRKEGEPLQIVSVMNFKGGSGKTTTAAHLAQFLAFRGYRVLAVDLDPQASLSTFFGHQPELDVGEGETIYGAIRYDAQRRDMAEIVRATYIPNLHVVPGQLELMEFEHETPKELMGRQGNSSLFFARVGEALAQVSFAYDIVVIDCPPQLGFLTLSALCAATAVLITVHPQMLDVMSMSQFLNMTGSLLDVVANAGGETQYDWMRYLVTRYEPSDGPQTTMVGLLRSIFGSRVLTHPMVKSTAIADAGLTKQTLYEVERQQFTRGTYDRAVEALDLVNGEIEGLIRGVWGRS; this is translated from the coding sequence ATGCCGTCATCGATCATAAGCCAGCAGCGGGGTCCCGACGACCTGCGGTCGCTGATCAATGCCGACGCCGCCGAGCTGTCTTTGCGTCTTCGCGCGCAGCAGATCAGGGATTTCCCGCCGGCCGCGCAGAAGACTATTCGGCGATTTTCCCCAGCGGAGGCCGCGCGCTTCATCGGGATACACGAAGGCTATTTGCGGCAGCTCGTTGCAGAAGGGAAGGGGCCTCCGGCCCAGCCGAACAATCGACGCACCTATTCGATCGAGGACATCGAGGGGCTCCGCGCCGAACTCGACCGCAATGGCAAAGGCGCGCGCCGCTATGTGCCGCATCGCAAGGAGGGCGAGCCTCTTCAAATCGTCTCCGTGATGAACTTCAAGGGCGGAAGCGGCAAGACCACGACTGCTGCGCATCTCGCGCAATTCCTGGCGTTTCGGGGATATCGCGTGCTGGCGGTCGATCTCGATCCGCAGGCCAGCCTCTCGACCTTTTTCGGCCATCAGCCGGAGCTCGACGTCGGCGAGGGCGAGACGATCTACGGAGCTATTCGCTATGACGCGCAGCGACGCGATATGGCGGAGATCGTCCGCGCCACGTACATACCGAATTTGCATGTGGTTCCCGGGCAATTGGAGCTCATGGAATTCGAGCATGAGACGCCCAAGGAGCTCATGGGGCGGCAGGGAAACAGCTCGCTGTTTTTCGCGCGAGTCGGGGAGGCGCTCGCGCAGGTGAGCTTCGCTTACGACATCGTCGTGATCGATTGTCCGCCGCAGCTCGGCTTTCTGACCCTTTCCGCGCTCTGCGCTGCGACCGCGGTCCTGATCACCGTGCATCCGCAAATGCTCGACGTGATGTCCATGTCGCAGTTCTTGAACATGACGGGCAGTCTGCTCGACGTCGTCGCAAACGCGGGCGGCGAAACGCAATATGATTGGATGCGATATCTGGTCACACGCTACGAGCCGAGCGACGGACCGCAAACGACGATGGTGGGGCTGCTGCGATCGATCTTCGGCTCGCGTGTGCTCACGCATCCGATGGTGAAGAGCACGGCGATCGCCGACGCCGGCCTGACGAAGCAGACGCTCTATGAGGTCGAAAGGCAACAGTTCACGCGGGGAACCTATGACCGCGCGGTCGAGGCGCTGGATCTCGTCAATGGCGAGATCGAAGGTCTCATTCGCGGCGTTTGGGGAAGGAGCTGA
- the pdxR gene encoding MocR-like pyridoxine biosynthesis transcription factor PdxR codes for MRRAEETEFAIAPASAGTPLLRWLYGEIRDAILSGRLSPGTRLPASREFARQHHVSRGVVLNAFAQLAAEGYLVGKVGKGTFVAEALPVSSRSAPMRKKEASAGILSRRGELLAQSPFPLRELPFPPRPFRPNQPDVAAFPLRIWNRIAARRAGLLQRAHLLSCDPAGYAPLRRAIADHLRRSMGVTCRSEHVVILASAQQGFDLCARLLLDPGDEVWIEDPGYMGARRIFAAAGADIVGVPVDSDGLDVANAVRAAPHARLVYVTPAHHTPLGMPMALHRRLELLRWARAAKAVVIEDDYDGEFRYGSLPLAPLKSLDDDDRVIYAGTFSKLLFPSLRLAYLIVPDRLVEAFTTALSLCSRHASLLPQLLLHEFIADGHLARHIREMRSLYAERAATMEHLASSRLSGLLAMPQIATGLDAAALLQFRVDDRRIAAALAQGGIETRPISDYRQSVAGPSGLVMGFAAFDSAAMEEGVIQIAKILEGVASKMQCDDGGPPGPEISA; via the coding sequence GTGCGCCGGGCCGAAGAGACCGAATTTGCTATCGCGCCAGCATCGGCAGGGACGCCGCTTCTGCGCTGGCTCTATGGAGAAATTCGCGACGCGATCCTGAGCGGACGGCTTTCCCCCGGAACCAGACTACCCGCAAGCCGCGAATTCGCACGCCAGCATCATGTTTCGCGCGGCGTCGTTCTCAATGCTTTCGCGCAGCTCGCCGCCGAAGGTTATTTGGTCGGCAAAGTCGGCAAAGGGACCTTCGTGGCGGAGGCGCTTCCCGTGAGCTCCCGCTCGGCTCCAATGAGGAAGAAGGAAGCGAGCGCGGGCATTCTGTCACGGCGCGGCGAGCTTCTTGCGCAGTCGCCTTTTCCGCTGCGTGAGCTGCCGTTCCCTCCGCGCCCGTTCCGTCCGAACCAGCCCGACGTCGCCGCGTTTCCCTTGAGGATTTGGAACCGAATTGCGGCGCGCAGAGCTGGTTTGCTTCAGCGCGCGCACCTGCTGAGCTGCGACCCGGCGGGATACGCGCCGCTTCGTCGAGCTATCGCTGATCATTTGCGGCGCTCCATGGGCGTTACCTGCCGTTCCGAGCACGTGGTGATTCTCGCGAGCGCGCAGCAAGGGTTCGATCTTTGCGCGCGGCTGCTGCTCGATCCCGGCGACGAAGTCTGGATCGAAGATCCGGGCTATATGGGCGCACGCCGCATCTTCGCCGCTGCGGGCGCCGACATCGTCGGCGTGCCCGTCGACAGTGACGGGTTAGATGTCGCGAACGCGGTGCGCGCCGCGCCGCACGCTCGCCTCGTCTATGTGACGCCCGCGCATCACACGCCTCTCGGCATGCCGATGGCGCTCCACCGACGCCTCGAGCTGCTTCGCTGGGCCCGAGCGGCCAAAGCGGTCGTGATCGAAGACGATTACGATGGAGAGTTTCGCTACGGCAGTCTCCCGCTCGCTCCGCTCAAGAGCCTGGACGACGACGATCGCGTGATCTATGCGGGAACCTTCAGCAAGCTGCTGTTTCCTTCGTTGCGGCTCGCTTATCTGATCGTTCCCGATAGGCTGGTCGAAGCATTCACGACCGCGCTGTCCTTGTGCAGTCGTCACGCGTCGCTATTGCCGCAGCTCCTGTTGCACGAATTCATCGCGGACGGGCATCTGGCGCGCCATATCCGGGAGATGCGATCGCTCTATGCCGAACGCGCGGCGACGATGGAGCATCTGGCTAGCTCGCGTCTATCCGGCCTCCTCGCCATGCCACAGATTGCGACCGGGCTCGACGCCGCCGCCCTGCTGCAGTTCCGCGTGGACGATCGCCGCATCGCCGCAGCCCTCGCGCAAGGTGGGATAGAGACGCGGCCGATTTCGGATTACCGGCAATCAGTCGCGGGCCCGAGCGGTCTGGTCATGGGATTCGCGGCCTTTGACAGCGCGGCGATGGAGGAGGGCGTCATTCAAATCGCGAAAATCCTCGAGGGCGTCGCATCGAAAATGCAATGCGACGATGGCGGCCCGCCTGGCCCGGAAATTTCCGCGTAG
- a CDS encoding LysR family transcriptional regulator, which produces MASLDVESVQAFVAIADLQSFTRAAEALGTTQGAISVKLRRLEERIGQRLIERTPRHVRLSAHGAVFLDRARAFLVAHEAALSALASTTLRRFGLGIAAHVAGPELPTLLAQLNAHDPGLRIEVRLENSRALLDAFDRGELDACIIRREDDRRDGEVLGPEHFGWFAAPNFEHRQGEPLRLAALSPSCGVRDVATRALDEAGVAWTEVFLGGGSSAVAAAVSAGLALAIFSCRLAPPGAIEIGERLGLPRLPSSEIVLHSTLTDPKSRAALRTLAAAFREHRATAR; this is translated from the coding sequence ATGGCGTCCCTCGATGTCGAGTCGGTTCAGGCTTTCGTGGCCATCGCCGATCTGCAAAGTTTCACGCGAGCAGCCGAGGCCCTCGGCACCACACAAGGCGCGATCAGCGTCAAGCTGCGGCGCCTGGAAGAGCGGATCGGCCAACGGCTGATCGAGCGCACGCCGCGCCACGTCCGGCTCTCGGCTCACGGCGCCGTCTTTCTCGACCGTGCTCGCGCCTTTCTCGTCGCGCACGAAGCCGCGCTGTCGGCTCTCGCTTCCACGACCCTGCGCCGCTTCGGGCTCGGCATTGCCGCCCATGTGGCCGGACCGGAGCTTCCGACTCTTCTGGCGCAACTCAACGCACATGATCCGGGTCTGCGCATCGAAGTCCGTCTCGAAAATTCGCGCGCTCTGCTCGACGCTTTCGATCGCGGAGAACTGGACGCCTGCATCATTCGGCGCGAGGACGACAGACGCGATGGCGAGGTCCTCGGCCCCGAACATTTCGGATGGTTCGCCGCGCCGAATTTCGAGCATCGGCAGGGCGAGCCTTTGCGGCTGGCCGCCCTGTCTCCATCCTGTGGAGTGCGCGACGTCGCGACCCGCGCCCTCGACGAGGCGGGCGTCGCTTGGACGGAAGTGTTTCTCGGCGGCGGCTCGTCGGCGGTGGCGGCCGCGGTTTCCGCCGGGCTCGCCCTGGCCATCTTTTCCTGTCGCCTCGCTCCCCCCGGCGCCATCGAAATCGGCGAGCGCTTGGGGTTGCCGCGCCTGCCCTCGTCCGAGATCGTGTTGCACTCGACGCTCACCGATCCCAAATCGCGCGCCGCATTGCGCACACTCGCCGCCGCGTTCCGTGAGCATCGCGCGACGGCCAGATAG
- a CDS encoding Fic family protein, protein MSAQNSHSSRLGRYVEATVGGEVVRAFVPPPLPPSPDIDLLPLLGRVSAAERALGRLDGAAVLLPRQELFLYMYVRKEAVLSSQIEGTQSTLADLLRFETEASSGQPIDDIREVSNYVDAMMYGLERLEEFPLSLRLIRELHARLLQSGRGETKDPGEFRRSQNWIGGTRPGNALFVPPPPSELGGCLDAFERFIHETGSQLPPLIKAGLLHVQFETIHPFLDGNGRVGRLLVTLFLCANGVLRTPLLYLSLYLKTHRADYYRLLQEVRENGAWESWLEFFLEGVAETANQAFEAAVRIAGLFTRDRERIAAESDRTGSSLRIHDLLQLHPFATANDLVARTGLSAPTVNAALADLERLGVVAEITGRRRGRVFSYRAYLDILSEGTGPLRG, encoded by the coding sequence ATGAGCGCTCAGAATTCCCATAGTTCTAGGCTCGGTCGCTACGTGGAAGCGACTGTCGGCGGCGAAGTCGTGCGCGCCTTCGTTCCCCCTCCCCTGCCGCCGAGCCCGGACATCGATCTCCTGCCCCTTCTCGGTCGCGTCAGCGCCGCGGAGCGAGCGCTCGGCCGGCTCGATGGCGCAGCCGTCCTGCTGCCGCGACAGGAGCTTTTTCTCTACATGTACGTCCGCAAGGAAGCTGTGCTCTCCTCGCAAATCGAGGGTACGCAGTCGACCCTCGCCGATCTCCTTCGGTTCGAGACGGAGGCGTCGTCGGGCCAACCGATCGACGACATCCGGGAAGTCTCGAATTATGTCGACGCGATGATGTACGGGCTCGAACGGCTCGAAGAGTTCCCGCTCTCGCTTCGACTCATTCGTGAGCTCCACGCGCGCCTCCTGCAGAGCGGTCGCGGTGAGACGAAAGACCCCGGAGAGTTTCGGCGCTCGCAAAATTGGATCGGCGGCACGCGGCCCGGCAACGCGCTGTTCGTGCCCCCGCCCCCCAGTGAGCTCGGCGGCTGTCTCGACGCTTTCGAGCGCTTCATTCACGAAACCGGATCGCAATTGCCGCCGCTGATCAAAGCCGGGCTGCTTCACGTTCAGTTCGAGACCATTCATCCGTTTCTCGACGGGAATGGTCGTGTGGGGCGCCTTCTGGTCACGCTGTTCCTTTGCGCCAATGGCGTGCTGCGGACTCCCCTCCTCTATCTCAGCCTTTATCTGAAAACGCATCGCGCGGACTATTATCGTCTTTTGCAAGAGGTGCGCGAGAATGGCGCTTGGGAGAGCTGGCTCGAATTTTTTCTGGAGGGCGTTGCCGAAACGGCAAATCAGGCCTTCGAAGCAGCCGTGCGGATCGCGGGTCTTTTCACGCGCGATCGGGAGCGGATAGCAGCCGAAAGCGATCGGACGGGGTCCTCGCTTCGCATTCACGACTTGCTTCAGCTGCATCCATTCGCCACCGCGAACGATCTCGTCGCGCGTACCGGGTTGAGCGCGCCGACCGTCAATGCGGCGCTGGCCGATCTCGAGCGCCTGGGCGTCGTCGCAGAGATTACGGGCCGTCGGCGTGGGCGCGTTTTCAGCTACCGTGCTTATCTCGATATTCTCAGCGAAGGAACGGGACCGCTGCGTGGGTGA
- a CDS encoding MFS transporter gives MSFASSRQDNLALAAICLSASMFGFEISSVPAILPTLEEVLHADFQQLQWTMNAYTIAVATVLMAAGALADRFGRKRLLIVAIVAFGGASLLCGLAPDMTILIVGRALQGASGGAMLICGIAVLSHQFSTAADRARAFGWWGIVTGFGLGFGPAIGAGIAALMGWAWVFLIHGFIAAPTVVLAWRAVRESKDPKARRLDLAGVATLSLAVFCVAYVITQGSELGLASPLALAIVATAALSLIAFIIVEQIALHPMFDFSVFRIRPFSGALFGSIGMNFSFWPFMIYLPIWFQAGLGLDGLTAGLALLAYTLPTLVVPPFAERLSLRLGAGVVIPTGLFVIGFGFFIMKTGTSGGSPALTTTLIGALLAGIGLGATNTPVTNTTTGSVSSDRAGMASGIDMSARMISLAINIALMGFVLLEGVQKRLSAASGAFDAAQLRRVAEQIVAGNVSAIDQSAMGASKVIGPAALAGGFGDVMLYGAIGVWVLAALSFITFERKRGVEDAA, from the coding sequence ATGTCCTTTGCTTCCTCGCGGCAAGACAACCTCGCCTTGGCCGCCATTTGCCTATCGGCTTCGATGTTCGGCTTCGAAATATCGAGCGTGCCGGCGATCCTGCCGACGCTGGAGGAAGTCCTTCACGCCGATTTCCAGCAGCTCCAATGGACCATGAACGCCTACACCATCGCCGTGGCGACGGTCCTGATGGCGGCCGGCGCTTTGGCGGATCGCTTCGGGCGCAAGCGTCTCCTCATCGTCGCCATCGTTGCGTTCGGCGGCGCGTCCCTCCTATGCGGCCTCGCCCCCGACATGACGATCCTCATCGTCGGGCGAGCGCTCCAAGGCGCGAGCGGCGGCGCCATGCTGATTTGTGGGATCGCAGTGCTCTCACATCAGTTCAGCACCGCTGCCGATCGAGCCCGGGCATTCGGCTGGTGGGGCATTGTTACTGGGTTTGGCCTCGGCTTCGGCCCGGCGATCGGCGCCGGCATCGCCGCCCTCATGGGCTGGGCCTGGGTGTTTCTGATCCACGGTTTCATCGCAGCGCCGACGGTCGTTCTGGCTTGGCGCGCTGTCCGGGAATCGAAAGACCCGAAGGCCCGGCGGCTGGATCTCGCCGGCGTCGCGACCTTGTCACTGGCCGTCTTTTGCGTCGCTTACGTCATCACCCAGGGCAGCGAACTCGGCCTCGCCAGTCCGCTCGCGCTGGCGATCGTCGCCACAGCGGCTCTCAGCCTCATCGCCTTCATCATAGTCGAGCAGATCGCGCTGCATCCGATGTTCGATTTCTCGGTGTTCCGAATTCGGCCCTTTTCTGGAGCGCTGTTCGGCTCGATAGGCATGAATTTCAGCTTCTGGCCTTTCATGATCTATCTGCCGATCTGGTTTCAGGCAGGACTCGGGCTCGATGGACTAACGGCAGGTCTGGCGCTTCTCGCCTACACCTTGCCGACGCTCGTTGTCCCGCCCTTCGCCGAACGCCTTTCGCTGCGCCTTGGCGCTGGCGTCGTCATCCCGACGGGACTGTTCGTGATAGGCTTCGGCTTTTTCATCATGAAGACTGGAACAAGCGGCGGTTCGCCGGCCTTGACGACGACGTTGATCGGCGCGTTGCTGGCCGGGATCGGCCTCGGAGCCACCAACACGCCGGTCACCAACACCACGACCGGATCCGTATCGAGCGACAGAGCCGGCATGGCGTCCGGCATCGATATGAGCGCCCGGATGATCTCCCTCGCCATCAATATCGCGCTGATGGGCTTCGTCTTGCTGGAGGGCGTTCAGAAGCGGCTGAGCGCAGCGTCTGGAGCATTCGATGCAGCGCAGCTTCGACGCGTCGCCGAGCAGATCGTCGCCGGAAATGTCTCGGCCATCGATCAGTCCGCCATGGGAGCGTCAAAGGTGATCGGTCCTGCCGCGCTGGCCGGCGGCTTCGGAGACGTCATGCTCTACGGCGCCATCGGCGTCTGGGTGCTCGCGGCGCTCAGCTTCATCACCTTCGAGCGGAAGAGAGGCGTCGAAGATGCGGCATGA